A region from the Onychostoma macrolepis isolate SWU-2019 chromosome 18, ASM1243209v1, whole genome shotgun sequence genome encodes:
- the ap2m1b gene encoding AP-2 complex subunit mu-B isoform X2, translated as MIGGLFIYNHKGEVLISRVYRDDIGRNAVDAFRVNVIHARQQVRSPVTNIARTSFFHVKRSNIWLAAVTKQNVNAAMVFEFLYKMCDVMTAYFGKISEENIKNNFVLIYELLDEILDFGYPQNSETGALKTFITQQGIKSQTKEEQSQITSQVTGQIGWRREGIKYRRNELFLDVLESVNLLMSPQGQVLSAHVSGRVVMKSYLSGMPECKFGMNDKIVIDKQGKGGTTDDSGKSGKQSIAIDDCTFHQCVRLSKFDSERSISFIPPDGEYELMRYRTTKDIILPFRVIPLVREVGRTKLEVKVVIKSNFKPSLLAQKIEVRIPTPLNTSGVQVICMKGKAKYKASENAIVWKIKRMAGMKESQISAEIELLPTNDKKKWARPPISMNFEVPFAPSGLKVRYLKVFEPKLNYSDHDVIKWVRYIGRSGIYETRC; from the exons ATGATCGGAGGACTCTTCATCTACAACCACAAGGGCGAGGTGCTGATCTCCCGTGTCTACCGTGATGACATCGG GAGGAATGCGGTGGATGCGTTCCGCGTGAACGTGATCCACGCCCGTCAGCAGGTACGCTCACCCGTCACCAACATCGCCCGCACCAGCTTCTTCCACGTCAAGCGCTCCAACATCTGGCTGGCTGCTGTTACCAAGCAGAATGTCAACGCAGCCATGGTGTTTGAGTTCCTCTATAAGATGTGTGACGTCATGACTGCCTATTTCGGCAAGATCAGCGAGGAGAACATCAAGAACAACTTTGTGTTGATCTATGAGCTTCTAGATG AGATCCTGGATTTCGGGTACCCCCAGAACTCTGAGACCGGAGCATTGAAGACCTTCATTACTCAACAGGGTATTAAGAGCCAG ACGAAAGAGGAGCAGTCTCAGATTACCAGTCAGGTCACCGGACAGATCGGCTGGAGACGTGAGGGCATCAAATATCGCCGCAACGAACTCTTCCTGGATGTACTGGAAAGTGTGAACTTGCTGATGTCACCGCAGG gtcaGGTGTTGAGTGCACATGTCTCAGGGCGTGTGGTGATGAAGAGCTACCTAAGCGGAATGCCAGAGTGCAAGTTCGGCATGAATGACAAGATTGTCATCGACAAGCAGGGCAAAGGTGGCACGACTGATGACTCGGGCAAAAG TGGGAAACAGTCCATTGCGATCGATGACTGCACTTTCCACCAGTGTGTCCGTCTCAGCAAGTTTGACTCAGAGCGCAGCATTAGCTTCATCCCTCCTGATGGAGAGTATGAGCTCATGAG GTACCGCACCACTAAAGACATCATCCTCCCCTTCCGTGTCATCCCATTGGTCCGTGAGGTGGGCCGCACCAAGCTGGAGGTAAAGGTGGTGATTAAGTCCAACTTCAAGCCCTCCCTGCTGGCACAGAAGATCGAG GTGCGCATCCCTACTCCACTCAACACCAGTGGGGTTCAGGTCATCTGTATGAAGGGAAAAGCCAAGTACAAAGCCAGTGAGAACGCCATTGTTTGGAA gatCAAGCGAATGGCTGGTATGAAGGAATCTCAGATCAGTGCCGAGATTGAGCTGCTACCCACTAATGACAAAAAGAAGTGGGCTCGCCCACCCATCTCCATGAACTTTGAG GTACCATTTGCTCCATCAGGACTGAAAGTGCGCTACCTGAAGGTCTTCGAGCCAAAGCTCAATTACAGCGATCACGATGTCATTAAATGGGTGCGTTACATCGGTCGCAGCGGCATCTATGAGACCCGCTGCTAA
- the ap2m1b gene encoding AP-2 complex subunit mu-B isoform X1 — protein MIGGLFIYNHKGEVLISRVYRDDIGRNAVDAFRVNVIHARQQVRSPVTNIARTSFFHVKRSNIWLAAVTKQNVNAAMVFEFLYKMCDVMTAYFGKISEENIKNNFVLIYELLDEILDFGYPQNSETGALKTFITQQGIKSQTKEEQSQITSQVTGQIGWRREGIKYRRNELFLDVLESVNLLMSPQGQVLSAHVSGRVVMKSYLSGMPECKFGMNDKIVIDKQGKGGTTDDSGKSELGGSGKQSIAIDDCTFHQCVRLSKFDSERSISFIPPDGEYELMRYRTTKDIILPFRVIPLVREVGRTKLEVKVVIKSNFKPSLLAQKIEVRIPTPLNTSGVQVICMKGKAKYKASENAIVWKIKRMAGMKESQISAEIELLPTNDKKKWARPPISMNFEVPFAPSGLKVRYLKVFEPKLNYSDHDVIKWVRYIGRSGIYETRC, from the exons ATGATCGGAGGACTCTTCATCTACAACCACAAGGGCGAGGTGCTGATCTCCCGTGTCTACCGTGATGACATCGG GAGGAATGCGGTGGATGCGTTCCGCGTGAACGTGATCCACGCCCGTCAGCAGGTACGCTCACCCGTCACCAACATCGCCCGCACCAGCTTCTTCCACGTCAAGCGCTCCAACATCTGGCTGGCTGCTGTTACCAAGCAGAATGTCAACGCAGCCATGGTGTTTGAGTTCCTCTATAAGATGTGTGACGTCATGACTGCCTATTTCGGCAAGATCAGCGAGGAGAACATCAAGAACAACTTTGTGTTGATCTATGAGCTTCTAGATG AGATCCTGGATTTCGGGTACCCCCAGAACTCTGAGACCGGAGCATTGAAGACCTTCATTACTCAACAGGGTATTAAGAGCCAG ACGAAAGAGGAGCAGTCTCAGATTACCAGTCAGGTCACCGGACAGATCGGCTGGAGACGTGAGGGCATCAAATATCGCCGCAACGAACTCTTCCTGGATGTACTGGAAAGTGTGAACTTGCTGATGTCACCGCAGG gtcaGGTGTTGAGTGCACATGTCTCAGGGCGTGTGGTGATGAAGAGCTACCTAAGCGGAATGCCAGAGTGCAAGTTCGGCATGAATGACAAGATTGTCATCGACAAGCAGGGCAAAGGTGGCACGACTGATGACTCGGGCAAAAG TGAGTTGGGGGGCAG TGGGAAACAGTCCATTGCGATCGATGACTGCACTTTCCACCAGTGTGTCCGTCTCAGCAAGTTTGACTCAGAGCGCAGCATTAGCTTCATCCCTCCTGATGGAGAGTATGAGCTCATGAG GTACCGCACCACTAAAGACATCATCCTCCCCTTCCGTGTCATCCCATTGGTCCGTGAGGTGGGCCGCACCAAGCTGGAGGTAAAGGTGGTGATTAAGTCCAACTTCAAGCCCTCCCTGCTGGCACAGAAGATCGAG GTGCGCATCCCTACTCCACTCAACACCAGTGGGGTTCAGGTCATCTGTATGAAGGGAAAAGCCAAGTACAAAGCCAGTGAGAACGCCATTGTTTGGAA gatCAAGCGAATGGCTGGTATGAAGGAATCTCAGATCAGTGCCGAGATTGAGCTGCTACCCACTAATGACAAAAAGAAGTGGGCTCGCCCACCCATCTCCATGAACTTTGAG GTACCATTTGCTCCATCAGGACTGAAAGTGCGCTACCTGAAGGTCTTCGAGCCAAAGCTCAATTACAGCGATCACGATGTCATTAAATGGGTGCGTTACATCGGTCGCAGCGGCATCTATGAGACCCGCTGCTAA